The following coding sequences lie in one Acropora palmata chromosome 3, jaAcrPala1.3, whole genome shotgun sequence genomic window:
- the LOC141877609 gene encoding sperm microtubule inner protein 8-like isoform X1 — translation MSRHLQLAQSSRIYDRQGVRFSQHDSVRPRPHGTDYGYSPPRRMLAAVKEGMMHPKPPSYRQMDRDSSLCKLPIEHCRNSTSRSADDFKNSSITLFKPADRPLSGTGITETGKQLQATSYQPIESGGMAEFLQRSMTAKSREKQPSPLAPNELLEPYTFMPEPYLKYSADQMKFNGYATRYLSPRETTSWRYSLRQEPFIDLRGQRPIPATIYSRYRDAHPRASIAAMHWR, via the exons atgTCCCGTCATCTTCAACTGGCGCAAAGCAGCCGTATCTACGACCGTCAAGGCGTTCGTTTCAGTCAACACGACTCGGTTCGGCCGCGGCCACACGGAACAGACTACGGTTATTCACCTCCAAGGAGAATGCTGGCTGCAGTCAAGGAAGGCATGATGCATCCGAAGCCACCCAGTTATCGACAGATGGATCGGGACAGCTCGCTGTGCAAGTTACCCATCGAACACTGCCGCAATTCCACTTCTAGATCAGCCG ATGACTTCAAGAACAGCTCTATCACGCTGTTTAAACCAGCCGACAGACCGTTGTCTGGCACG GGGATAACGGAGACAGGAAAACAACTTCAAGCAACTTCCTACCAGCCAATTGAATCCGG TGGAATGGCGGAATTTCTACAGAGATCAATGACGGCAAAATCTCGTGAAAAGCAACCTTCGCCTTTAGCACCAAACG AGCTATTGGAGCCCTACACATTCATGCCCGAGCCATACCTTAAGTATTCGGCTGACCAGATGAAATTTAATGGTTATGCCACACGCTATTTATCACCAAGAGAGACAACCTCATGGAGG TACTCCCTTAGGCAAGAGCCTTTTATAGACTTGAGGGGCCAGAGACCTATTCCTGCTACAATTTA TAGCCGCTATCGGGATGCACATCCAAGGGCcag TATTGCGGCAATGCATTGGCGATAA
- the LOC141877609 gene encoding sperm microtubule inner protein 8-like isoform X2, translated as MSTTTQAVLYPCFGQRSHMLASVKEGLYHPMLPTFRRMDMDTAMHKLPEEHSRTTTPLTRNDFKNSSITLFKPADRPLSGTGITETGKQLQATSYQPIESGGMAEFLQRSMTAKSREKQPSPLAPNELLEPYTFMPEPYLKYSADQMKFNGYATRYLSPRETTSWRYSLRQEPFIDLRGQRPIPATIYSRYRDAHPRASIAAMHWR; from the exons ATGTCGACAACGACTCAGGCAGTATTGTATCCATGTTTCGGACAACGATCACATATGTTAGCTTCCGTAAAAGAAGGCCTGTATCATCCCATGTTGCCAACATTCCGCAGAATGGACATGGATACAGCCATGCATAAATTACCGGAAGAGCATTCTCGTACTACAACTCCATTGACGCGAA ATGACTTCAAGAACAGCTCTATCACGCTGTTTAAACCAGCCGACAGACCGTTGTCTGGCACG GGGATAACGGAGACAGGAAAACAACTTCAAGCAACTTCCTACCAGCCAATTGAATCCGG TGGAATGGCGGAATTTCTACAGAGATCAATGACGGCAAAATCTCGTGAAAAGCAACCTTCGCCTTTAGCACCAAACG AGCTATTGGAGCCCTACACATTCATGCCCGAGCCATACCTTAAGTATTCGGCTGACCAGATGAAATTTAATGGTTATGCCACACGCTATTTATCACCAAGAGAGACAACCTCATGGAGG TACTCCCTTAGGCAAGAGCCTTTTATAGACTTGAGGGGCCAGAGACCTATTCCTGCTACAATTTA TAGCCGCTATCGGGATGCACATCCAAGGGCcag TATTGCGGCAATGCATTGGCGATAA